A part of Actinomycetota bacterium genomic DNA contains:
- a CDS encoding TrkA family potassium uptake protein, producing the protein MGGGKVGSFLAEALEAKGHKVTVIERNRELCERIAMRTAATVIEGDGCDLRFQEEAEVDKADVFAAVTGDDDDNLVACQLARTHFQVPRAVARVNNPKNERIFNKLGVDAISSTTVIAQLIEERTTVGDIITLHTLKKGKLAVVELDLPEDRCRSCDVPLRNLGLPQGCVLVSIIRGEEVIIPQGGSMLQPGDTVIAVTEPEKEGELKRVLKGE; encoded by the coding sequence ATGGGGGGCGGGAAGGTAGGGTCCTTCCTGGCCGAAGCCCTGGAGGCCAAGGGTCATAAGGTGACGGTGATCGAGCGCAACCGCGAGCTCTGCGAGAGGATAGCCATGCGCACCGCGGCGACGGTCATCGAGGGTGACGGCTGTGACCTCCGCTTCCAGGAGGAGGCCGAGGTGGATAAGGCCGACGTCTTCGCGGCCGTGACCGGAGACGATGACGACAACCTGGTGGCCTGCCAGCTGGCCCGGACGCATTTCCAGGTCCCGCGCGCCGTGGCACGGGTGAACAACCCCAAGAACGAGAGGATATTCAACAAGCTGGGAGTGGACGCCATATCCAGCACGACCGTGATCGCGCAGCTCATAGAGGAGCGCACCACGGTGGGCGACATCATCACCCTGCACACCCTGAAGAAGGGAAAGCTGGCCGTGGTGGAGCTCGACCTTCCGGAGGACCGCTGCCGTTCCTGCGACGTCCCTCTCAGGAACCTCGGACTACCTCAGGGCTGCGTGCTGGTCTCCATCATCAGGGGAGAGGAGGTCATCATCCCCCAGGGCGGATCGATGCTGCAGCCAGGTGACACGGTGATTGCGGTCACCGAGCCGGAGAAGGAAGGCGAGTTGAAGAGGGTTCTCAAGGGGGAATGA
- a CDS encoding V-type ATP synthase subunit I — translation MAVARVSKTTILAPRDRREELIERLYHLGAMHVVDLSSALDEEEELRDLVRPCELDVRDLRLAHSRCEFLLDLLERYEEKKGGLLSGFLQERIHLTYEEFCAVEQEIDLPAIYQEMVEMATRLRHVESRITEMGRELEALRHWRDLAFPLGALRDMSWCDARLAVMGVSSLEAWSREMSEACPCSAWEEVRREGERVYLVVLVHRDCREEYQALAQRYNLEEVQFPGKEGTPHEEMERLEERLAAEKADKETLEEGIRERLPLKPKLLALDDYLRNLLMKEEVKESFLHTERVVAVEGWVEEARQEEVQRELQELGPELEISFSPPGEDDVPPTLLLNRRRIKPAESLINLFGLPNHAETDPTPFVAPFFILFFGMCIGDVGYGAILTLAAWWALRKLDLSEAARRFFRLIMYCGIAAMVVGIFTRGYFGIESESLPAFLRFPGSLDVLLNPIPMMLICAALGLMHISLGVAIEMYDNIRQNSLWMGFCEQGTTLVMWLGLAVLALGAGVKVAAVQTAGMIVLAAGAAGVVLLSNVSSKSILGKFFGGLYNLYGLFGGTIGDVASYLRLYALGMATVAIGSVVNRMAGMVFGIPVLGVIAMIVILVGGHLFNLLINLLSAFVHPLRLQYVEFFGKFYDDGGLPFEPFTISTRRVVIDER, via the coding sequence ATGGCGGTCGCCAGGGTGTCAAAGACCACCATACTGGCTCCACGCGACCGGCGCGAGGAGCTGATCGAGCGACTCTACCACCTGGGAGCCATGCACGTGGTCGACCTTTCCTCGGCCCTGGACGAGGAAGAGGAGCTGCGGGACCTGGTAAGACCCTGCGAGCTCGACGTGCGCGACCTGCGCCTTGCCCACTCCCGGTGCGAATTCCTCCTCGACCTGCTTGAACGCTACGAGGAGAAGAAGGGCGGCCTTCTTTCCGGTTTCCTGCAGGAGAGGATCCATCTTACCTACGAGGAATTCTGCGCCGTGGAGCAAGAGATCGATCTTCCAGCTATTTACCAGGAAATGGTAGAAATGGCCACCCGGCTCCGCCACGTCGAGAGCCGCATCACCGAGATGGGGCGGGAACTGGAAGCCTTGCGCCACTGGCGCGACCTCGCCTTTCCCCTTGGCGCGCTGCGGGATATGAGTTGGTGCGATGCCAGGCTGGCGGTCATGGGGGTCAGCTCCCTCGAGGCATGGTCGCGGGAGATGTCGGAGGCCTGTCCCTGCTCCGCCTGGGAGGAAGTACGCAGGGAGGGGGAGAGGGTTTACCTGGTCGTCCTGGTGCACCGCGATTGCCGCGAGGAATACCAGGCCCTGGCCCAGCGCTACAACCTGGAAGAGGTGCAGTTCCCCGGGAAGGAGGGAACGCCGCACGAGGAGATGGAACGGCTGGAGGAGCGCCTGGCGGCGGAAAAGGCGGATAAGGAGACGCTGGAGGAGGGGATAAGGGAGAGGCTCCCCCTCAAGCCCAAGCTGTTGGCGCTCGACGATTACCTGCGCAACCTGCTCATGAAGGAGGAGGTTAAGGAGAGCTTCCTCCACACCGAGCGGGTGGTGGCCGTGGAGGGATGGGTGGAGGAAGCCCGGCAGGAGGAGGTCCAGCGGGAGCTGCAGGAGCTGGGCCCGGAGCTCGAGATCTCCTTCTCTCCGCCGGGGGAGGATGACGTTCCCCCCACCCTGCTCCTGAACCGCAGGCGGATCAAGCCGGCGGAGAGTCTTATCAACCTGTTCGGGCTGCCCAACCACGCGGAGACCGACCCCACGCCCTTCGTGGCGCCCTTCTTCATCTTGTTCTTCGGTATGTGCATAGGGGACGTGGGTTACGGCGCCATCCTGACCCTGGCTGCCTGGTGGGCGCTGAGGAAGCTGGACCTCTCGGAAGCCGCCAGGCGTTTCTTCCGCCTCATCATGTATTGCGGGATAGCCGCCATGGTGGTGGGCATCTTCACCCGGGGATATTTCGGGATCGAGAGCGAATCCCTGCCCGCATTCCTCAGGTTTCCGGGCTCCCTGGACGTGCTCCTCAACCCCATCCCCATGATGCTCATCTGCGCCGCCCTGGGGCTCATGCACATCTCCCTGGGGGTGGCCATCGAGATGTACGACAACATCCGCCAGAACTCGCTTTGGATGGGCTTCTGCGAGCAGGGGACCACCCTCGTCATGTGGCTGGGGCTGGCGGTGCTGGCCCTGGGGGCTGGCGTCAAGGTGGCGGCCGTACAGACGGCGGGAATGATCGTCTTGGCCGCGGGGGCGGCGGGAGTGGTGCTGCTCTCCAATGTCTCCAGCAAATCCATCCTGGGCAAGTTCTTCGGCGGCCTCTACAACCTCTACGGGCTGTTCGGGGGGACCATCGGGGACGTGGCATCCTACCTGCGACTCTACGCGCTGGGCATGGCCACGGTGGCCATAGGGAGCGTGGTGAACCGCATGGCGGGAATGGTCTTCGGGATCCCGGTTCTGGGAGTCATCGCCATGATCGTCATCCTGGTGGGCGGCCATCTCTTCAACCTGCTCATCAACCTGCTGAGCGCCTTCGTCCACCCCCTGCGTTTGCAGTATGTGGAATTTTTTGGCAAGTTTTACGATGACGGGGGGCTGCCCTTCGAGCCCTTCACCATAAGCACGCGAAGAGTGGTCATAGATGAGCGTTAA
- a CDS encoding V-type ATP synthase subunit K, whose amino-acid sequence MNATFGGLSGLHWALLGAAVAVIGGGSGSSMGITYIANVAGGILTDLPDRFGPLLPLVVIPGTQGIYGFITGVLVAFVMKPGSGWEALPGWVGFQIFLACLPVCFVCFVSGAYQGLTSAGAAGMVAKRREEMGRALVLPALVETYAVLSLIITILYFFVVIRPFYTTLGI is encoded by the coding sequence ATGAATGCTACTTTCGGAGGATTGTCCGGCCTGCACTGGGCATTGCTGGGAGCCGCGGTGGCGGTGATCGGGGGAGGATCCGGGTCCTCCATGGGCATCACCTACATCGCCAACGTGGCCGGCGGCATCCTCACCGACTTGCCCGATAGATTCGGACCACTGCTCCCCCTGGTGGTCATCCCCGGCACCCAGGGCATCTACGGATTCATCACCGGGGTCCTGGTGGCCTTCGTCATGAAGCCGGGATCGGGCTGGGAGGCCCTGCCCGGATGGGTGGGCTTCCAGATCTTTCTGGCCTGCCTGCCGGTGTGTTTCGTCTGTTTCGTCTCCGGGGCCTACCAGGGGTTGACCTCCGCGGGAGCGGCGGGGATGGTGGCCAAGCGGCGCGAGGAGATGGGGCGGGCACTGGTGCTCCCCGCCCTGGTGGAGACCTATGCCGTGCTCTCCCTCATCATCACCATCCTTTATTTCTTCGTGGTGATTAGGCCCTTCTATACCACTCTGGGGATCTGA
- a CDS encoding V-type ATPase subunit has product MYRKHRLEVDPLREQPSPRDEGRRLRKPPRFLRIDLAAIKPFHETLRYGHAVGRIKAQEMKLLLSHHVGRLIEADFEEALHILDEVEMGDYLAGAQTAREVDDGLTAYLHDVYDFLREALPADSVLFEFFHCRYDFHNLKVLLKAAKEGAPEEALLPRLGSMDVESLRRGVEHPVELPSPYKELVLEMEGRELSPQELETLIDAYFLRYRLFLARREGNAFMEELARAAIDLSNLKAILRARRLGKEREKVQKGLVEGGYIPTGYLLELYGDTDDVIVKKLERTRYPSRLLDFLVEEEKPSLSDFDRRSDDYIMDLLRASRRISVGVEPVFSFVRARENEVTMVRMILMAKLHNLAPEAIEKMLRKLYIE; this is encoded by the coding sequence ATGTACCGCAAGCACAGACTGGAGGTGGACCCCCTACGGGAGCAGCCTTCCCCCCGCGACGAGGGTCGGAGGCTGAGGAAGCCGCCCCGCTTCCTGCGCATTGACCTGGCGGCCATCAAGCCCTTCCACGAGACCCTCCGCTACGGCCACGCGGTGGGGAGGATAAAGGCGCAGGAGATGAAGCTCCTCCTCTCCCACCACGTGGGAAGGCTGATCGAGGCCGATTTCGAGGAGGCCCTACACATCCTGGACGAGGTGGAGATGGGGGATTACCTGGCGGGGGCTCAGACGGCGCGGGAGGTGGACGACGGCCTTACCGCCTACCTCCACGACGTGTACGATTTCCTGCGGGAAGCCTTGCCCGCGGACTCCGTGCTCTTCGAGTTCTTCCACTGCCGCTACGACTTCCACAACCTGAAGGTGCTGCTCAAGGCGGCGAAAGAGGGTGCGCCGGAGGAGGCCCTGCTGCCGCGACTGGGAAGCATGGACGTGGAAAGCCTGCGGCGGGGCGTGGAACATCCCGTGGAGCTTCCGTCTCCCTACAAGGAGCTGGTCCTCGAGATGGAGGGCAGGGAGCTATCCCCCCAGGAACTGGAAACGCTGATCGACGCGTATTTCCTGAGATACAGGCTCTTCCTCGCCCGTCGCGAGGGAAACGCCTTCATGGAAGAGCTGGCGCGCGCCGCCATCGACCTCTCCAACCTGAAGGCGATCCTCCGGGCGCGGAGACTGGGTAAAGAGCGAGAGAAGGTACAGAAGGGCCTTGTGGAGGGCGGCTACATCCCCACCGGGTACCTCCTCGAACTGTACGGGGACACGGACGACGTCATAGTGAAGAAGCTGGAGAGGACGCGGTATCCTTCCCGGCTCCTGGATTTCCTGGTCGAGGAGGAGAAGCCGAGCCTGAGCGACTTCGACCGCCGCAGCGACGACTACATCATGGACCTGCTGCGGGCAAGCCGCCGCATCTCGGTGGGAGTGGAGCCGGTCTTTTCCTTCGTGCGGGCGCGGGAGAACGAGGTGACCATGGTACGCATGATCCTCATGGCCAAGCTGCACAACCTCGCGCCAGAGGCCATCGAGAAGATGCTCAGGAAGCTATACATCGAGTGA
- a CDS encoding V-type ATP synthase subunit A has protein sequence MEAGVVVKVSGPLVVARDLPDPKMYDLVKVGKDRLMGEIIELRGNRASIQVYEETAGLGPGDEVISTGEPLSVELGPGLLTSIYDGVQRPLDVIRAKYGNYVTRGVEEPGLSRERRWPFQPAVKVGDEVVPGDVLGTVQETAVIVHRVMVPVGVEGRISEIRDGDFTVEETVAVVETDAGEVPVTMMQRWPVRRPRLYREKMAPAEPLVTGQRIVDTLFPISMGGTACVPGPFGSGKTVLQHAIAKWANAQIVVFVGCGERGNEMTDVLLEFPELTDPYSGEPLMLRTVLIANTSNMPVAAREASVYTGITIAEYYRDMGYHVALQADSTSRWAEALREISGRLEEMPGEEGYPAYLGTRLAAFYERAGRVICLGREGRVGSVSAIGSVSPPGGDLSEPVTQATLRVVKVFWGLEDRLAFARHFPAINWLNSYSLYQEKVQEYWNQEVDEAYGELREEAMGILQREAELQEVVRLIGIEALSDQERLIMETAKSLREDFLQQNAFDDADAFTSLMKQFRLLKLIMTYHRLATRELEKGRPVEELIDLPVQEEIARAKFIPEEEMERFDRLEEKVAEQLAGEASQVRA, from the coding sequence ATGGAAGCGGGAGTAGTGGTAAAGGTTTCCGGGCCCCTGGTGGTGGCCAGGGATCTTCCCGATCCCAAGATGTACGACCTGGTCAAGGTGGGGAAAGACCGCCTCATGGGGGAGATCATAGAGCTGCGCGGCAACCGGGCCTCCATCCAGGTTTACGAGGAAACGGCGGGCCTGGGTCCGGGTGACGAGGTCATCTCCACCGGGGAGCCCCTCAGCGTGGAGCTGGGACCGGGCCTCCTCACCTCCATCTACGACGGCGTGCAGCGTCCCCTGGACGTCATCCGCGCCAAGTACGGCAATTACGTGACGCGTGGGGTGGAGGAACCGGGCCTCTCCCGTGAGAGGAGGTGGCCCTTCCAACCCGCGGTGAAGGTGGGGGACGAGGTGGTTCCCGGGGACGTGCTGGGGACGGTGCAGGAGACCGCCGTCATCGTCCACAGGGTCATGGTACCCGTGGGGGTGGAGGGCAGGATCTCCGAGATACGTGATGGCGATTTCACGGTGGAGGAGACGGTGGCGGTGGTGGAAACGGACGCCGGCGAGGTGCCCGTGACCATGATGCAGCGCTGGCCGGTGCGCCGGCCGCGCCTCTACAGGGAGAAGATGGCGCCCGCGGAGCCCCTGGTCACGGGCCAGAGGATCGTGGACACCCTCTTTCCCATATCCATGGGCGGCACCGCCTGCGTCCCGGGTCCATTCGGCTCGGGGAAGACGGTGCTGCAGCACGCCATCGCCAAGTGGGCCAACGCGCAGATAGTGGTCTTCGTGGGATGCGGGGAGCGCGGCAACGAGATGACCGACGTGCTCCTGGAGTTCCCGGAGCTCACCGACCCCTACAGCGGGGAGCCCCTCATGCTGCGCACGGTGCTCATCGCCAACACCTCCAACATGCCGGTGGCGGCCCGCGAGGCCTCCGTGTACACGGGCATTACCATAGCCGAGTACTACCGGGACATGGGCTACCACGTGGCCCTGCAGGCGGACTCCACCTCCCGCTGGGCGGAGGCCCTGCGCGAGATCTCGGGCCGCCTGGAAGAGATGCCCGGCGAGGAAGGGTATCCCGCTTATCTGGGCACCCGTCTGGCCGCCTTCTACGAGCGGGCGGGACGGGTCATCTGCCTGGGCAGGGAGGGCCGGGTGGGCTCGGTGAGCGCCATCGGTTCAGTCTCGCCCCCGGGAGGCGACCTCTCGGAGCCGGTGACCCAGGCCACCCTGCGCGTGGTGAAGGTCTTCTGGGGGCTGGAGGACCGCCTGGCCTTCGCCCGCCACTTCCCCGCCATAAACTGGTTGAACAGCTACAGCCTCTACCAGGAGAAGGTGCAGGAGTACTGGAACCAGGAGGTGGACGAGGCATACGGCGAGCTGCGCGAGGAGGCCATGGGCATCCTGCAGCGGGAAGCGGAGCTGCAGGAGGTGGTGAGGCTCATCGGCATCGAGGCCCTCTCCGACCAGGAAAGGCTGATCATGGAGACGGCGAAGTCGTTGCGCGAGGACTTCCTGCAGCAGAACGCGTTCGACGACGCCGATGCCTTCACCTCCCTCATGAAGCAGTTCCGCCTGCTCAAGCTGATCATGACCTATCACCGCCTGGCCACCCGGGAACTGGAGAAGGGCAGGCCCGTGGAGGAGCTCATCGACCTCCCCGTACAGGAGGAGATCGCGCGCGCCAAGTTCATCCCCGAGGAGGAGATGGAGCGCTTCGACCGCCTGGAGGAGAAGGTGGCGGAGCAGCTGGCGGGGGAGGCCTCGCAGGTGAGGGCCTGA
- a CDS encoding V-type ATP synthase subunit B, whose product MLKEYLTVKEIVGPLILLEGVEGAKYNELVEVEFPDGSVGLGNVLEVEDDLVLLQSFEATSGLNIAQTKVRFTGRGLELPVSRDILGRVFDGLGRPIDNGPRIIPDDRLDINGNPINPYARDFPTDFIQTGISAIDGLNPLVRGQKLPIFSGAGLPHSRLAAQIARQAGVLGQEEEFAVVFAAMGITFEEAEFFIQEFRSTAALERAVLFINLADDPAIERIATPRMALTAAEYLAFELDMHVLVILIDMTYYCEALREISAARKEVPGRRGYPGYLYTDLATIYERAGRIKDARGSITQIPVLSMPDDDKTHPIPDLTGYITEGQIILSRDLHRRGIYPPIDVLPSLSRLKEKGIGVGKTREDHSPLSNQLFSAYARGKEAKELAVILGEAALSDEDKLFVQFSDAFEDRFIRQGEYEDRSIEETLAIGWELLRILPRAELKRVKEEHIRKYMEGEGRA is encoded by the coding sequence ATGCTCAAGGAATACCTGACGGTCAAGGAGATCGTGGGGCCTCTCATCCTCCTGGAGGGGGTGGAGGGCGCCAAGTACAACGAGCTGGTGGAGGTGGAGTTCCCCGACGGCTCCGTGGGCCTGGGGAACGTGCTGGAGGTGGAGGATGACCTCGTGCTCCTGCAGTCCTTCGAGGCTACCAGCGGCCTGAACATCGCCCAGACCAAGGTGCGCTTCACCGGGCGCGGGCTGGAGCTCCCGGTGTCGCGGGACATCCTGGGAAGGGTGTTCGACGGGCTGGGGAGGCCCATCGACAACGGCCCCCGCATCATCCCCGACGATAGGCTGGATATAAACGGCAACCCCATTAACCCTTACGCCCGCGACTTCCCCACCGACTTCATCCAGACCGGCATCTCGGCCATCGACGGGCTGAACCCGCTGGTGCGCGGCCAGAAGCTGCCCATCTTCTCGGGCGCCGGCCTGCCCCATTCCCGCCTGGCGGCGCAGATCGCCCGGCAGGCGGGCGTGCTCGGCCAGGAGGAGGAGTTCGCCGTGGTCTTCGCGGCCATGGGCATCACCTTCGAGGAGGCGGAGTTCTTCATCCAGGAGTTCCGCTCCACCGCCGCCCTGGAGAGGGCGGTGCTCTTCATCAACCTGGCGGACGACCCGGCCATCGAGCGTATCGCCACCCCGCGCATGGCGCTCACGGCGGCGGAGTACCTGGCCTTCGAGCTGGACATGCACGTGCTGGTCATCCTCATAGACATGACCTATTACTGCGAGGCCCTGCGTGAGATCTCCGCCGCGCGCAAGGAAGTGCCGGGACGGCGCGGTTACCCCGGCTACCTCTACACCGACCTGGCCACCATCTACGAGCGCGCGGGGAGGATCAAGGACGCCAGGGGGTCCATAACCCAGATCCCGGTGCTCTCCATGCCCGACGACGACAAGACCCATCCCATACCGGACCTCACGGGGTACATCACCGAGGGGCAGATCATACTCTCGCGGGACCTGCACCGCCGGGGCATCTACCCGCCCATCGACGTCCTGCCCTCGCTATCCCGCCTCAAGGAGAAGGGCATCGGGGTGGGCAAGACGCGAGAGGACCACTCGCCCCTCTCCAACCAACTCTTCTCTGCCTACGCCCGCGGCAAGGAGGCCAAGGAGCTGGCGGTCATCCTGGGCGAGGCGGCCCTCTCGGACGAGGACAAGCTCTTCGTGCAGTTCAGCGACGCCTTCGAGGACCGCTTCATCAGGCAGGGAGAATACGAGGACCGCTCCATCGAGGAGACCCTGGCCATCGGCTGGGAGCTCTTGCGCATCCTCCCCCGCGCCGAGCTGAAGAGGGTCAAGGAGGAACACATAAGGAAATACATGGAAGGTGAGGGCCGGGCTTAA
- a CDS encoding V-type ATP synthase subunit D, with protein MARVQVNPNRMELLKLRKRAAIARRGHKLLKDKLDELMKQFLTLVRESRELRRDVEARLADAHLIFAIARSEVTTEEVEGSLSVPTMDLEVTVERASIMGVRVPHFDVRMGGDFDCYSLIATPFSLDEALMNYRELVPELVRLAEMENNVSLLAQEIERTRRRVNALEHVLIPSLTETITYITMKLDEMERSYRTQLMKIKSMQEEAAGR; from the coding sequence TTGGCGCGCGTACAGGTGAACCCAAACCGCATGGAGCTCCTCAAGCTCCGCAAGCGGGCGGCCATCGCCCGGCGCGGGCACAAGCTTCTCAAGGACAAGCTGGACGAGCTCATGAAGCAGTTCCTGACCCTGGTCAGGGAGAGCCGGGAGCTGCGCCGCGACGTGGAGGCGAGGCTGGCCGATGCCCACCTCATCTTCGCCATCGCCCGTAGCGAGGTGACCACCGAGGAAGTGGAGGGCTCACTCTCCGTTCCCACCATGGACCTGGAGGTCACGGTGGAGCGCGCCAGCATCATGGGCGTGCGTGTACCCCATTTCGACGTGCGCATGGGGGGCGACTTCGACTGCTACAGCCTCATCGCGACACCATTCTCACTGGACGAGGCGCTCATGAACTACCGTGAGCTGGTGCCGGAACTTGTGAGGCTGGCGGAGATGGAGAACAACGTCTCCCTCCTGGCACAGGAGATCGAGCGCACCAGGCGCCGGGTGAACGCACTGGAGCACGTGCTCATCCCCTCCCTCACGGAGACCATCACCTACATCACCATGAAGCTGGACGAGATGGAGCGCTCCTACCGCACCCAGCTCATGAAGATCAAGAGCATGCAGGAGGAGGCGGCCGGCAGGTAA
- a CDS encoding SpoIIE family protein phosphatase, with product MLDEPSTRTTPSFDDLIREIGGALDRSLPTYAGLSQSVKDEIRGQVTELIQRTAEHVTGARMNREELYAFARRMGRSRALQGIPLGDLIRAFFLVESIVWGRLVAVFLDRELSAEEWLAFFRSRGEINAELVAALSASYLETRDALINRQLRELHGLLEVGRTISSTMDLDRVFIQILEVATEIMQAPMGAVYLLEGGELELVAQIGLSSPWTKGRKVDLRRSLLARAIEEKAPVSGLDEHLRGLALPAPARGGRVRSAISCPIMKDDAPIGGLELYDVEARNYHRLDLALLAAFAPQAGVAIENARLFWLERRRSRQMELMKEMAEETAGAVSFGQAVAAVLRKIAEVASVDKCLLFLYHREEDKLEFVRGHGLTVPVNRKMRGVRWSPGEIDEMTVQALRKGETVIVEDAERDPRVNREHLGSFKIKSCMALPLVSEREVTGIIYLGDSRRRRIFDRDEVEMIEAMAAQAGVAILQAQLRQRIRVREKRLQELEASERVFHERERSEAIVSANPDAIVVVDRQRNVVLFNPAAGELFGWREEEALGRHVHEILYGEENPLPGACMRKDCPVEAAFRGEKVTMGEMEYRRRDGGRVWISGSFSVIRDRKRQIVSVICTFRDISEQKRLQHLALVEKELDIAAHIQGALLPEGMLENETVRVMAHMEQARIVGGDWYDYWEEGGRLVFVVGDAAGSGVPAALLATLAMSAIRAEAKYRVDVLDVVRKANLAIFPHRLEDRFITIIYGELDLETLQLRYVNAGHNDPYLIRGGGEVITLSSGQRSILGAFEDIQLQVETVHLEPGDRLFLYTDGVIDCRDAKRRQFGEKRLRRYLRRSGSRAAASFLEGLVEELRSFCGGRMEDDFTVMVCDVKR from the coding sequence ATGCTCGATGAGCCGTCCACGAGGACAACCCCGAGCTTCGACGACCTTATACGTGAGATAGGGGGGGCGCTGGATCGCAGCCTCCCCACCTACGCCGGTCTTTCGCAATCCGTCAAGGACGAGATCAGGGGGCAGGTGACCGAACTCATCCAGCGCACCGCCGAACACGTGACCGGCGCGCGGATGAACCGCGAGGAGCTCTACGCCTTCGCCCGGCGCATGGGCAGGAGCCGTGCACTGCAGGGCATCCCCCTGGGGGATCTCATACGTGCCTTCTTCCTGGTGGAATCCATAGTTTGGGGCCGCCTGGTGGCGGTTTTCCTGGACAGGGAGCTCTCGGCGGAGGAATGGCTCGCCTTCTTCAGGTCGCGGGGCGAGATCAACGCCGAGCTCGTAGCGGCCCTTTCCGCCTCCTACCTGGAGACCAGGGACGCCTTGATAAACCGGCAGCTGCGCGAGCTGCACGGCCTCCTGGAGGTGGGACGCACCATCTCCTCCACCATGGACCTCGACCGCGTCTTTATCCAGATACTGGAAGTCGCGACGGAGATCATGCAGGCCCCCATGGGCGCCGTCTATCTCCTGGAGGGTGGAGAGCTGGAGCTGGTGGCCCAGATCGGCCTCTCGTCCCCCTGGACCAAGGGAAGGAAGGTGGACCTGCGGCGCTCGCTGCTGGCGCGTGCCATCGAGGAGAAGGCCCCCGTGAGCGGGTTGGACGAGCACCTGCGGGGGCTGGCGCTGCCCGCTCCCGCCAGGGGAGGCAGGGTGCGCTCCGCCATCTCCTGTCCCATCATGAAGGATGACGCTCCCATCGGTGGCCTGGAACTCTACGACGTCGAGGCGCGCAACTACCACCGCCTGGACCTGGCGCTGCTGGCGGCATTCGCTCCCCAGGCGGGGGTGGCCATCGAGAACGCACGACTATTCTGGCTGGAGAGAAGGCGCAGCCGCCAGATGGAGCTCATGAAGGAGATGGCGGAGGAAACGGCGGGAGCGGTGAGCTTCGGCCAGGCGGTGGCGGCGGTGCTGCGCAAGATAGCGGAGGTCGCCTCCGTCGACAAGTGCCTCCTCTTCCTCTATCACCGCGAGGAGGACAAGCTGGAGTTCGTGCGCGGTCATGGGCTTACCGTACCCGTGAACAGGAAGATGCGGGGAGTGCGCTGGAGCCCGGGGGAGATCGACGAGATGACCGTGCAGGCCCTGCGCAAGGGGGAGACCGTCATCGTCGAGGACGCGGAGAGGGACCCGCGCGTGAACCGCGAGCACCTCGGAAGTTTCAAGATAAAATCCTGCATGGCGCTTCCCCTCGTCTCCGAGCGGGAGGTCACGGGGATCATATACCTGGGGGACTCCCGCAGGCGCAGGATCTTCGACAGGGACGAGGTGGAGATGATCGAGGCCATGGCCGCGCAGGCGGGGGTGGCCATCCTCCAGGCCCAGCTGCGCCAGCGCATACGAGTGCGCGAGAAGAGGCTGCAGGAGCTGGAGGCGAGCGAGAGGGTCTTCCACGAGAGGGAGCGCAGCGAGGCCATCGTTTCCGCGAACCCCGATGCCATCGTGGTGGTCGACCGCCAGCGCAACGTCGTCCTCTTCAATCCGGCGGCGGGGGAGCTCTTCGGCTGGCGCGAGGAGGAGGCCCTGGGAAGGCACGTGCACGAGATACTCTACGGGGAAGAGAACCCGCTTCCCGGTGCCTGCATGCGCAAGGACTGCCCGGTGGAGGCCGCTTTCCGGGGCGAGAAGGTCACCATGGGGGAGATGGAATACCGTAGGCGGGACGGCGGTAGGGTATGGATCAGCGGCTCCTTCTCCGTGATCAGGGACCGCAAGCGCCAGATAGTGAGCGTCATCTGTACCTTCCGCGACATCAGCGAGCAGAAGAGGTTGCAGCACCTGGCCCTTGTGGAGAAGGAACTGGATATCGCCGCGCATATCCAGGGGGCGCTCCTGCCCGAGGGGATGCTTGAGAACGAGACGGTCAGGGTGATGGCCCACATGGAACAGGCGCGCATCGTGGGGGGCGACTGGTACGATTACTGGGAAGAAGGGGGACGGCTGGTGTTCGTCGTCGGTGACGCCGCCGGCAGTGGCGTACCCGCCGCGCTCCTGGCCACCCTGGCCATGAGCGCCATCCGCGCCGAGGCCAAGTACCGCGTGGACGTCCTGGACGTGGTGAGGAAGGCGAACCTGGCCATCTTCCCCCACCGCCTGGAGGACCGCTTCATAACCATCATCTACGGTGAACTGGACCTCGAGACGCTGCAGTTGCGTTACGTCAACGCCGGACATAACGACCCCTACCTCATCCGCGGCGGCGGAGAGGTCATCACTCTCTCCTCCGGCCAGAGGTCGATACTGGGGGCCTTCGAGGATATCCAGCTCCAGGTGGAAACGGTGCATCTGGAGCCGGGCGACCGGCTTTTCCTCTACACCGACGGCGTCATCGACTGCCGTGACGCGAAGAGGCGGCAGTTCGGGGAGAAGCGCCTGCGACGCTACCTGAGGCGCTCCGGATCGCGGGCCGCCGCATCTTTCCTCGAGGGCTTGGTGGAGGAACTGCGTTCCTTCTGCGGGGGGAGGATGGAGGACGACTTCACCGTCATGGTATGCGACGTCAAGAGGTGA